TTTCTATCCCTGTCCTAGTTATATTGATAGGATAAAAATAAAATGAATATTAATTTTTACTTCCAAAAAGTTTATACAGAAGAAATTCATTGTAATTATATGATAAAAGTACGTTTGCTACTTTATTTAACAAATGGACTGATATAAAATAGATAGATACAAACAAATACATGTAACTTGAGGTGTTGAGGTTGTCCAATTTTTTTAGAAACAACAAACTAGTTGTGTTGTTTTGTGCATTAATTTTATTTATCGGTTTGATTGGTTTATCCATTCGATCTAATGTTCAATCTGTTCCTGAACAGTATGTCAGTGATACAACTTCATTCGGACAGCGTGTGTTTTCTTATCCGATGCATTTAGTCACTGGATCCATTGCAAGTTTCATTTCTGACAAACAACCTGAAACGAATCAAACGAAACAACTAGAAGCTGATAATCAACGGCTTCAATCAGAGAATAAAGCATTAAAAAAAGAACTCGACATGAAAGACATATCTAAGTATAAGCCTGTATCAGCTGCAGTCATCGCTCGTCAACCTGATCAATGGATTAATTCTCTTATCATTGATAAAGGACAAAAGGATGGCATTCAGCCTAATATGGCAGTGATGACAACGGATGGCTTAGTCGGTCAAGTCACAAAAGTGAATCAATTTTCATCACAGGTGAACCTTGTTTCAACTAAGGGGCGTTTGAATCGACTATCTGTTAATGTTATGCACGATGATAATGAAGTATTCGGATTGATTGATCATTTTGATGAAAAAAATAATCGTCTTATCATCAGTGATATTGATAATAAAGATAAGGTTGAAAAGGGCGATAAGGTCGTTACAAGTGGACTTGGTGATCAATTGCCAAAAGGTTTATATGTTGGTGAAGTAGAAAAAGTACAGAATGACCAATATGGCCTTTCAAAGCAAGTCTCAATCAAGACAGGGGCAAATCTCAATCAAATCATGCACGTTTATGTTGCGAAGAGAGATCCCAAAACAATGACTGACGATGGGGGCGCTGAAGAGTGAGGAAAGCTATTCTATATGTCGTAGGTGCATTGTTATGTTTCTACGTTGATACGTTGCTCACTTTTATATCACCAATACAAATAGGGCAATTGAAGTTTATTATTGTTCCACATGTCGTTTTCCTTTTCCTTATTTTATTAACAGTCTATCGAAATACGAGTACCGCACTAATTTTAGGTATTTTATTAGGGATTATGCAGGATGTTTATTTCGGGCAAATCTATGGCTTATATTTATTCGGCTATCTTATTTCAATTTTAATTGCTGATAAGTTTCTAAAACCATTTTATAGAGATCATGCAATGGTTTATTGTATGATACTTTTAGGATTAGTCTTTTTAGAATTGTTTGTAGCTACTGTCTATAGCATCCTTGGATTTATCTCATTCCAACTTGTACAAGTTTTCTTATTAAGATTACTGCCTACGATCTTTTTAAATGCGATATTACTGATTTTCATTTATTTCTTCTTAGATAGAAAAACAAAAGTGAATACAAGTATTGACATCAAATAATCAGAGTGATATGATGCAATAGTTGAGTAGTTTATAGCTACATACAACCGCTCAAATATAGGTTTAAGAACGTAATGTCACCTATATATGGCGTGACTTAAAATTAGGAGGTGCAAAGTATGTTTGCTATTATCGAAACAGGTGGAAAACAAATCAAAGTTGAAGAAGGCCAAGAGATTTACGTTGAGAAGTTAGACGTAAACGAAGGTGACACTTTCACTTTTGACAAAGTTCTTTTTGTAGGTGGAGATGCTGTTAAAGTTGGCGCGCCAACAGTTGAAAGTGCGACAGTTACAGCGACAGTTAACAAACAAGGTCGCGGTAAAAAAATTACAGTATTCACATACCGTCGTCGTAAAGACTCTAAACGTAAAAAAGGTCATCGTCAACCTTACACAAAACTTACAATCGAAAAAATTAACGCTTAATATATGATTAATGTAGATATCACGTTAAACGATGCAGGTCAAATCACAGATTTAGTGATGGATGGTCACGCTGACTTTGCAGAGCATGGACAAGATATTGTGTGTGCGGGTGCATCAGCTGTTGTCTTTGGTAGCGTTAATGCTATTATGGGCTTAACATCAGAAAGACCTGATATTGATTATGCAGACGATGGTGGCTATTTTCATGTAAGAAGTGTTGATACAAGCAATGAACAAGCACAGCTTATTTTACAAGCGATGCTCGTATCACTACAAACAATCGAAGACGAATATAGTGATTTTATTAAATTAAATCTAAAGTGAGGTGTAACTCATGCTTAAATTAAACTTACAATTTTTCGCATCTAAAAAAGGGGTAAGTTCTACAAAGAACGGACGTGACTCTGAATCAAAACGTCTTGGTGCTAAACGTGCTGACGGACAATTTGTTACAGGTGGTTCAATCTTATTCCGCCAACGTGGAACAAAGATTTACCCAGGTGAAAACGTAGGTCGTGGTGGCGATGATACATTATTCGCTAAAATCGACGGCGTTGTTAAATTTGAACGTAAAGGTCGCGACAAAAAACAAGTATCTGTATACGCAGTTGCTGAATAATCTGTCGACATTTAACACCAGAAGGTAACTTCTGGTGTTTATTTATTAGGTCGAGTTTTAATAGATTTTGTTTTTATATCAAGACAATTTAGCATAAAATAGAAGAAAAGTGTGTCATGCTTAAATAGAGGTTTAAACACTATGTTAAATGAGAACATGCATGAAAGAAATATCTTTTTGTATCTCGAATACTGATATTCAGTATCTCAATGTATAAAATGATGATGTCTCATCCTTAAAGTATAAAGTGTCTTACATATATATTTATCATGACACATCACTCATTAAATAAAAGTAAAAGAGGTGAATGTGATGTTTGTCGATCAAGTCAAAATATTTTTAAAAGCTGGTGACGGGGGTAATGGTATTACCGCATATCGTCGTGAAAAGTATGTCCCATTCGGTGGGCCTGCTGGAGGAGATGGCGGTCGTGGTGCGTCCGTTGTATTTGAAGTAGATGAAGGCTTAAGAACGTTGATGGATTTTAGGTACCAACGTCAGTTCAAAGCAAAAAAAGGTGAAAATGGACAGAGTAGTAATATGCATGGTAAAAATGCTGAAGATCTGATCCTAAAAGTGCCACCAGGTACCATTGTAAAAGACGTTGAAACAGAACAAACGTTGGCTGACTTAGTGGAACATGGACAACGCGCAGTGATTGCAAAAGGTGGACGCGGCGGACGTGGGAATTCACGTTTTGCGACACCGAAAAACCCTGCACCAGACTTTAGTGAAAATGGTGAACCAGGTGAAGAATTAGAAGTCGTTCTTGAATTGAAACTTCTTGCAGATGTTGGACTTGTTGGCTTCCCAAGTGTTGGTAAGTCGACACTGTTATCAATTGTTTCCAAAGCTAAGCCAAAAATTGGGGCATATCACTTTACGACGATTCAACCAAATCTCGGTGTCGTTGTTACGCCAGACCAACGTAGTTTTGTACTCGCTGACTTACCGGGATTGATTGAAGGTGCTTCAGAAGGTGTTGGATTAGGTCATCAGTTCTTACGTCACGTTGAACGTACAAAAGTTATTGTCCATGTCATTGATATGAGTGGTATGGAAGGTAGAGATCCATTTGAAGATTATCAAACAATTAACCGTGAATTAAAGGCTTACAAGCAACGTTTAGAAGAACGCCCACAAATTATCGTTGCCAATAAGATGGATATACCAGAAGCAGCTGAACAATTGGAACTTTTTAAAGAACAGTTAGGTACAGATACACCAATTATTCCAATTTCTTCATATACAAGAGAAAATATCGATCAGTTATTGTATACCATTGCAAATACTTTAGAAGAAGTAAAAGATATTGACTTTAATGAAGAAGAAACAGCTGATGAGACAAATCGTGTGTTATATAAACATACGCCATCTCAAGATAAATTTGTGATTACACGTGATGATGACGGTGCATATGTTGTGAGCGGTAACGCAATTGAGCGTATGTTCAAGATGACAGACTTTAACAGTGATCCGGCTGTGCGTCGATTTGCGCGTCAAATGCGTTCTATGGGCATTGATGATGCATTGCGTGAACGCGGTGCAGAAAATGGAGATATTGTCCGTATTCTTGGCGGAGAATTTGAATTTATAGAATAACAATCGGATAAGGGGAACAGTCCAATGAAATCTAAATTTTATTTAATTCGAGAAGATGTATTACCATTAGTGGTTGAAAAAGTCTTGAAAGTAAAGGCATCTCTTAAGGAGAATCCTACGATGACAATACAAGAAGCTGTGGATCTTCATGATTGTTCACGTAGTGCTTTTTATAAATATAGAGATACGATTTTCCCTTTAGAAGATATGAAACAAGATTTAGAAGCATTTACGATTATCTTATTTGTGAATGATAAGGTAGGCATTTTAGCGAATGTATTGGAAAAATTATCCGCTTTACATTTATCTGTGCTCACGATTCATCAAAGTGTGCCGATTGATCATAAAGCATCGATTACTTTATCACTGAATGCAAGTAAGGCGACGTTAAATGCTTATGAAATCATCAATGAATTACGTCAAATGGACTATGTCTATAACGTAGATATTATTGGAATGAATGCGTAAGGAGTAGAGTAAAATGTATGCATATATTCGAGGAAAAGTGACTGAACTACAACCTTCACATATTATTGTAGAAACTTCATCTGGTATTGGATATGAGATACTCACACCTAACTCTTATCGATTCCAAAGTCAATTACAGCAAGAAGCGATCGTCTATACTTCACTGATTGTGAGAGAAGATGCCCAATTGTTATATGGCTTTAGCAATCAAGAAGAAAAGACGATGTTTTTAAGTTTAATTAAAGTGACAGGTATTGGTCCGAAATCAGCACTCGCGATTTTAGCAGCCAGCTCACCAGCACAAGTGAAACGTGCGATTGAACAAGAGGATGATGCGTATTTAACGCAATTTCCTGGTATTGGTAAAAAGACAGCGCGTCAAATCATATTAGATCTTAAAGGCAAAGTTGCCATAGATACACCTGTTGACAGTGGTTTGTTTGCTGTCGAATCAAGCAACGATGAACACATTTACAAAGATGCAATATTAGCATTAGATGCACTTGGCTATTCAAAACGTGAGCTACAAAAAGTAGAAAAGGCCATGCGCAAAGAAACATTTGAAACTGTTGATGAAGCTGTTAAGTTCGGATTAAAACAATTGATTGGTTAGGAGGGGTGTTATGGAACAAGACCGTATGATGGATGGACATGAAAACACATTTGATGATGATATCGAATTATCGCTACGACCTGAATATTTACGACAATATATTGGGCAATCAGCGATTAAATCGAACTTAGAGGTGTTTATTCAAGCAGCAAAGTTACGTGAAGAGCCATTGGATCATGTACTATTGTTTGGCCCTCCTGGACTTGGTAAAACCACACTCTCTCACATCATTGCAAATGAAATGGGTGTCAATATGCGCACTGTATCCGGGCCGTCGATTGAACGACCAGGAGATTTGGCAGCAATACTAACGAACTTACAGCCAGGGGATGTGTTGTTTATTGATGAAATACATCGCTTGAGTAGTGTTGTAGAAGAAGTATTGTATCCAGCGATGGAAGACTTTTTCTTAGATATTGTTGTCGGTAAAGGTGAAGAGGCACGCAGTATCCGAATTGATCTGCCACCATTTACACTAGTAGGTGCCACAACACGTGCTGGTAGTTTAACGGGGCCTTTACGCGATCGCTTTGGTGTCCATTTGCGCTTAGAATATTATAATGAAGTGGATCTTCAACATATTATTATGCGAACGGCAGACGTTTTAGGGACAGCGATTGATAAAGAAAGTGCACGTGAGATTGCAAAGCGTAGTCGAGGGACACCGAGAATTGCGAATCGTCTCTTGAAACGTATTCGAGATTTCCAACAAGTTAATGAAGACGATATGATTTATATTGAGACAACGAAACATGCACTACAGCTACTGCAGGTGGACGATCAAGGTCTTGATTATATCGATCATAAAATGATGGCGTATATCATCGAGCAATACAATGGTGGCCCTGTTGGTTTAGATACGATCGCAGTTTCGATTGGCGAAGAACGTGTCACTATAGAGGATGTTTATGAGCCATTTCTGATTCAAAAAGGTTTTCTTGAGCGCACACCACGCGGACGAAAAGCGACACCATTTGCTTATGAACATTTCAATTATTCACAAAAGTAAGGAGTTTGTACGTTGAATATAGAAGAATTTGATTATGACTTGCCGGAATCTTTAATCGCTCAGACGCCATTAAAAGACCGTGATACAAGTCGATTATTACATCTTGATAGACAAACTGGCGAAGTGGAAGATTTACATTTTAAAGATATTTTAAAGTTCTTCCAACCAGGTGATACGCTTGTTTTAAATGATACGAAAGTCATGCCTGCACGTTTATTCGGTGTGAAGGAAGAAACAAATGCCCAAGTTGAAATGCTTATGTTAAATCAAGTAGAAGGCAATGATTGGGAAGTGTTATTGAAACCCGCAAAGCGTATTAAAGTGGGACAATCTTTAAGTTTCGGCGACGGTAAAATTATCGCAACTTGTATTGATACTTTGGATCAAGGTGGCCGTATTATGCGTCTTGAATATGAGGGGATTCTACAAGAGCGTTTAGATGAGTTGGGTGAAATGCCACTACCACCGTACATAAAAGAACGACTTTCTGACAAAGACCGTTATCAAACGGTCTATGCTAAAGAAACAGGTTCCGCGGCAGCACCAACAGCAGGTCTACACTTCACGGATGCACTCTTAGAAGATGTGAAAAAAATGGGTGTTCATCTTGCATTTGTGACACTTCATGTAGGTTTAGGGACATTCCGTCCTGTGAGTGTAGATAATATTGATGATCATGAAATGCACAGCGAATACTACATGATGTCTCAAGAAACGGCAGAGTTATTAAATGAGACTAAAGCATCGGGACATCGTATTATCTCAGTAGGAACGACTTCAACACGTACGTTAGAAACGATTCGTCGAGATCACGATGCTTTTGTAGCGACAAGTGGTTGGACAGACATCTTTATTTATCCTGGCTTTGAATTTAAAGCGGTGGATGGACAGATTACGAACTTCCACTTGCCTAAATCAACACTTGTGATGCTTGTATCCGCATTCAGTTCACGTCAATTTGTACTCAATGCTTATCAACATGCGGTGAAAAAATCATATCGTTTCTTTAGCTTTGGCGATGCGATGATAATTATTTAATGATAGGAGAGAACACTATGCCAGCAGTGACATATGAACATATTAAGACGTGTAAACAATCAGGTGCACGACTTGGAATTGTTCACACACCACATGGTTCATTTGAAACACCGATGTTCATGCCAGTAGGGACAAAAGCAACGGTTAAAACGATGAGCCCTGAAGAATTAAAACAGATGAATACTAAAATTTTGCTTGGTAACACATATCATCTTTGGTTACAACCAGGGAATGATATCGTGAAACAAGCAGGTGGTCTACATAAATTTATGAATTGGGATGGACCAATTTTAACTGACTCTGGCGGTTTCCAAGTATTCAGTTTAAGTAATTTACGTAAGATTACAGAAGAAGGGGTAGAATTCCGACATCATACAAACGGTTCAAAACTATTCCTTTCACCTGAAGATTCCATTAAAATTCAAAATGACTTAGGCTCAGATATCATTATGGCGTTTGATGAATGTCCACCAATGCCAGCTGAATATGATTATGTTAAAAATTCATTAGAGCGTACAACACGCTGGGCAGAACGTTGTAAAAAAGCACATCAACGTCCAGAAGATCAAGCACTTTTCGGTATCATTCAAGGTGGAGAGTACAAAGATCTGCGTCAACAATCTGCTGAAGCACTTGTAGCGTTAGACTTTCCAGGTTATGCGATTGGTGGTCTATCAGTTGGTGAACCAAAACCGGTTATGTACGATATGGTAGAGCATACAGTACAATATATGCCTGAAGATAAACCGCGCTACTTAATGGGTGTCGGATCACCCGATGCCTTAATCGAATGTAGTATTCGTGGTATGGATATGTTTGACTGTGTATTACCAACACGTATTGCACGTAATGGGACATGTATGACTTCACATGGACGTTTAGTTGTCAAAAATGCAAAATATAAAGATGATTTTAGACCATTAGATGAAAACTGTGATTGTTATACTTGTAAAAACTATACACGCGCTTACCTTCGTCATTTGATTAAAGCGGATG
This region of Staphylococcus sp. IVB6240 genomic DNA includes:
- the obgE gene encoding GTPase ObgE, with amino-acid sequence MFVDQVKIFLKAGDGGNGITAYRREKYVPFGGPAGGDGGRGASVVFEVDEGLRTLMDFRYQRQFKAKKGENGQSSNMHGKNAEDLILKVPPGTIVKDVETEQTLADLVEHGQRAVIAKGGRGGRGNSRFATPKNPAPDFSENGEPGEELEVVLELKLLADVGLVGFPSVGKSTLLSIVSKAKPKIGAYHFTTIQPNLGVVVTPDQRSFVLADLPGLIEGASEGVGLGHQFLRHVERTKVIVHVIDMSGMEGRDPFEDYQTINRELKAYKQRLEERPQIIVANKMDIPEAAEQLELFKEQLGTDTPIIPISSYTRENIDQLLYTIANTLEEVKDIDFNEEETADETNRVLYKHTPSQDKFVITRDDDGAYVVSGNAIERMFKMTDFNSDPAVRRFARQMRSMGIDDALRERGAENGDIVRILGGEFEFIE
- the queA gene encoding tRNA preQ1(34) S-adenosylmethionine ribosyltransferase-isomerase QueA — its product is MNIEEFDYDLPESLIAQTPLKDRDTSRLLHLDRQTGEVEDLHFKDILKFFQPGDTLVLNDTKVMPARLFGVKEETNAQVEMLMLNQVEGNDWEVLLKPAKRIKVGQSLSFGDGKIIATCIDTLDQGGRIMRLEYEGILQERLDELGEMPLPPYIKERLSDKDRYQTVYAKETGSAAAPTAGLHFTDALLEDVKKMGVHLAFVTLHVGLGTFRPVSVDNIDDHEMHSEYYMMSQETAELLNETKASGHRIISVGTTSTRTLETIRRDHDAFVATSGWTDIFIYPGFEFKAVDGQITNFHLPKSTLVMLVSAFSSRQFVLNAYQHAVKKSYRFFSFGDAMIII
- the tgt gene encoding tRNA guanosine(34) transglycosylase Tgt, producing the protein MPAVTYEHIKTCKQSGARLGIVHTPHGSFETPMFMPVGTKATVKTMSPEELKQMNTKILLGNTYHLWLQPGNDIVKQAGGLHKFMNWDGPILTDSGGFQVFSLSNLRKITEEGVEFRHHTNGSKLFLSPEDSIKIQNDLGSDIIMAFDECPPMPAEYDYVKNSLERTTRWAERCKKAHQRPEDQALFGIIQGGEYKDLRQQSAEALVALDFPGYAIGGLSVGEPKPVMYDMVEHTVQYMPEDKPRYLMGVGSPDALIECSIRGMDMFDCVLPTRIARNGTCMTSHGRLVVKNAKYKDDFRPLDENCDCYTCKNYTRAYLRHLIKADETFGIRLTTYHNLHFLLKLMEDIRQAIREDRLLDFKEEFFEQYGLNVENPKNF
- the rpmA gene encoding 50S ribosomal protein L27 — encoded protein: MLKLNLQFFASKKGVSSTKNGRDSESKRLGAKRADGQFVTGGSILFRQRGTKIYPGENVGRGGDDTLFAKIDGVVKFERKGRDKKQVSVYAVAE
- the rplU gene encoding 50S ribosomal protein L21, with translation MFAIIETGGKQIKVEEGQEIYVEKLDVNEGDTFTFDKVLFVGGDAVKVGAPTVESATVTATVNKQGRGKKITVFTYRRRKDSKRKKGHRQPYTKLTIEKINA
- the ruvB gene encoding Holliday junction branch migration DNA helicase RuvB, which produces MEQDRMMDGHENTFDDDIELSLRPEYLRQYIGQSAIKSNLEVFIQAAKLREEPLDHVLLFGPPGLGKTTLSHIIANEMGVNMRTVSGPSIERPGDLAAILTNLQPGDVLFIDEIHRLSSVVEEVLYPAMEDFFLDIVVGKGEEARSIRIDLPPFTLVGATTRAGSLTGPLRDRFGVHLRLEYYNEVDLQHIIMRTADVLGTAIDKESAREIAKRSRGTPRIANRLLKRIRDFQQVNEDDMIYIETTKHALQLLQVDDQGLDYIDHKMMAYIIEQYNGGPVGLDTIAVSIGEERVTIEDVYEPFLIQKGFLERTPRGRKATPFAYEHFNYSQK
- the mreD gene encoding rod shape-determining protein MreD codes for the protein MRKAILYVVGALLCFYVDTLLTFISPIQIGQLKFIIVPHVVFLFLILLTVYRNTSTALILGILLGIMQDVYFGQIYGLYLFGYLISILIADKFLKPFYRDHAMVYCMILLGLVFLELFVATVYSILGFISFQLVQVFLLRLLPTIFLNAILLIFIYFFLDRKTKVNTSIDIK
- a CDS encoding ACT domain-containing protein, with product MKSKFYLIREDVLPLVVEKVLKVKASLKENPTMTIQEAVDLHDCSRSAFYKYRDTIFPLEDMKQDLEAFTIILFVNDKVGILANVLEKLSALHLSVLTIHQSVPIDHKASITLSLNASKATLNAYEIINELRQMDYVYNVDIIGMNA
- a CDS encoding ribosomal-processing cysteine protease Prp, producing MINVDITLNDAGQITDLVMDGHADFAEHGQDIVCAGASAVVFGSVNAIMGLTSERPDIDYADDGGYFHVRSVDTSNEQAQLILQAMLVSLQTIEDEYSDFIKLNLK
- the mreC gene encoding rod shape-determining protein MreC; amino-acid sequence: MSNFFRNNKLVVLFCALILFIGLIGLSIRSNVQSVPEQYVSDTTSFGQRVFSYPMHLVTGSIASFISDKQPETNQTKQLEADNQRLQSENKALKKELDMKDISKYKPVSAAVIARQPDQWINSLIIDKGQKDGIQPNMAVMTTDGLVGQVTKVNQFSSQVNLVSTKGRLNRLSVNVMHDDNEVFGLIDHFDEKNNRLIISDIDNKDKVEKGDKVVTSGLGDQLPKGLYVGEVEKVQNDQYGLSKQVSIKTGANLNQIMHVYVAKRDPKTMTDDGGAEE
- the ruvA gene encoding Holliday junction branch migration protein RuvA, whose protein sequence is MYAYIRGKVTELQPSHIIVETSSGIGYEILTPNSYRFQSQLQQEAIVYTSLIVREDAQLLYGFSNQEEKTMFLSLIKVTGIGPKSALAILAASSPAQVKRAIEQEDDAYLTQFPGIGKKTARQIILDLKGKVAIDTPVDSGLFAVESSNDEHIYKDAILALDALGYSKRELQKVEKAMRKETFETVDEAVKFGLKQLIG